Genomic DNA from Diorhabda carinulata isolate Delta chromosome 10, icDioCari1.1, whole genome shotgun sequence:
GAGGTTTATTGTTTGTACTATATACCCTTTTGCAAATAGCATACTTATTACTTTCAGCTAAAATGTTCACTAGAtgtgtaaatatttgaaaactatcATTGAAAATCTCATTTGGTAGTACATAAAATGTATCTTCTCCTCTTAAGTATGTCTCTGAAACAAATTTCTTATGTGTAAACCCCATGATTTCAAAACAACTTTCAGTTTCAATTCTAAACATTTCCtcatcaattttcaaacaaGTTCCATGGCGAACAATTCCCCTAATTATTTCAGAATCTTCTACTATTACATTTCGATTTTCTGCCaaagttttaacaaaattccttTGAACTGGTGAATACATCTTTAGAGAAATATCCTTCCTGTAAATCTTTGTAGTAGTAGATTGAATCGATAATTTATGACCAATAGTGAATGGTTTTCTCCATGGCTGACTTCCGTGAGAATTCTTAAAACTGATCAATAAGTGTAAACCAATTTTTGTGTTACAAAGTAAACAATTAGGTCCCTCATCTACAATTCTTTTGGCAACAactaaattttggtttttctggTCAACTTGTATTTCTTTCATACACTTTTTCACTAAGCCTGGAGATGTAATTGCAAAAGGTAATTCTATGTTTGGTCCTATTATATAAAGAAACATATTATGTTCTTTGAGTTTTGACACAATTGTTTGAATATTAGATACATCTAGAACTGGTGTATATATAACGTCCAATGTAGTGAAAAAAATCAGTTGTAAAGTTATCAAACCGTTCATACCTACAGCTTCTTCTAAATGATAAATTGCCAGAAGTAAGGCATCTAACCAATTAGATTTTGCCACTTTAGcgttttctataattttagtAACCGCTTTAGGATCGAAATCTTCAATTTCAGTTGTAAATATATTTGGATAGTTCTTCTCATTGCAGGTTTGTTCCGAATTAACTAAAATAAGTCtatacaaatttttggaattcaTAAACCATTTAAAAGTCGAAAACTGTATTAGACCATCAAGAAGTTCTTCTTTCTTTGACGAACCCACATCAAATAAAACAAGACCACAATCTCTTTTAAATattggtgccatttttatttaaaaataatagttaaattcgatttatttgatagataaatatttactaaaatgcTGGTTTGTCACAAATTAAGGTTATATGTATACAATCAACAATCCCAGTAACACCAACGCCTCAAAAACTATATCACCATTAATTAATTTAGtgatataaaaattctattgtctatttttgacaattttgagAAACTTCAATAGTTCAAGTAGataccattaaaaattttgagatcgataacataaaattttaaccataacaaaataataaggTCCAAAAGTAACgaactaaaaatttaatagtaATAAAGTTAATAGACACGTTCTTATGTGAGCGAATGAGAAAATCTAGTGCTTGTAATATTAACTATCTTGAAACAACAAGAAACCACGAATGCAAATAATAACATATTGAgactttgaaaagtttttagttaaaatctGACTACGTAACAAAATTTCCAGCCTCATATAACTTCTCCTAGCttaaaaccataaaattaattttagataatagAGAGAGCTTGTTCAACTGGGTGCAAATTGCTGATAGAAAGACAAAGAACATTCGTGTACCACTCTCTGTTCTCTACTCTGATAGAATCGTCATGATGTCGAAGTTTCGAGAGACGAGAGCGGGAAAGGAAGagaataactatttttttattttaatcgcGAGTAGAGAAAAATAGAGGGTGGTAAACCGATGCTCTCTCTCCATTTCAATAGTACTACTCCTTACAGATCTCGCTCTCCATCCTTAATATGAACTCCTCAGTTGAAACATTGTATTGCATTGAATGAAAAGTTCAGTAAAATGTAGTAAGCTAAAACTCACGTTCTTTGTGTGGGCGAATGAAAAAGTATTTGtaatatttggaaaagagttgtaacaagaaatatttttatgatttaataaaacaaaaagaaatcacGAAAGCatataataacaaaatggaGACTGATTATTTGCAAGATCCACTCTCAAAAATATTGAGTTGAAATCTACTGTAATCTGACCTATCAACAAAATTGCCAACTCCATATATCTTCTCCTATTTTAAAACCATAGTGTTAATAATAAAGACCTAGAGGTCTTTATGGGAGGTATGGGAGCTTATTCAAATGTGCCGGAGCTGTtgatagagagagaaagaacatcAGTATACCACTTTCTATCTCTTTCTACTCTGATTAGATTGCCATCACGTCAAAATTCTAAATGGTGGAAACAACAATGAAGAATAATAATGATTTGATTATAACAGCAAGTAGATATAGATATATAGTAGTAAACCGatgctctttctctctctttctttaGTACTATCTCACGTAGACGCctttctatctttaatattaactctatgattAAAATAAGTGTAGCATTGAATTAAAAGTTGAATTCATCAGTATAAAGTATCTGACAGATTActtttacattataaaaatcgaaattcaaTGAAGATTACATCCAAAATAACCCACCTACAGAGCAATGTGAAAAGGGCtgattcaaatattgttgttagTTAAATAAACTTCCAATTAACCAAAAATTCTTCTAAATTCACAACCAATATGAAAACACTATTGGATCAAAGGAAAAATATAGTATTCTGTATATATTTGAGAGTTGAAAATGTATGAGGTGATTAacaatttaataagaaaaatactgtaaatacattatttaagCGAATATTTTAATGACTTATAATTACTTAAATAATtccatatgaaaaaaaattatgaataaatctATAAAACTATAAACTTCTATGATATCTTTGAATTCATCAGCCCGTTACTTTGACTATTCTGCAAACTGTTATTTTGTTCCATGTTACCATTTACCGTAGAAGTTGTTAATAATCTACTTCTTCTCCTAGTATAATGCTGCCACAGTAGAATTTGTTGATTGTCGATGAATTTAGAACATTGTGCGTTTACTAATTCTCTTCTAAAATGTTCGTATTGTAAGAGATCCAGAAAGTATAAACACATAggatattttaaatactttgCATATTCTGGTTCTTTCCAATATAGCAgatatttcaagtaattcaCAAATGTACTGTCTTTAAAATAACCCCTTTGTGctaaaactaaattaaacttgataataattagtaggaaaaaatttgaggttaactacttacaatttaaataatttgggTTCCCTAAACATTGAACGAACTCCAATTCTACCTGAAAACGATATTTTTGTTGCTCCTCAGTTTCTGGTACACCTGAAACGTAATTCCAACCTTTTAAAGagattaaaataaacttttcttaTTGCTAGACATACCTTTCCCTGCTAATGCTGccatttttgttttggttttcaACTTTCATTTATCTATGGCTTCTCAACACAGAATGcatgatatacagggtgtaattGATTAGTACATTTTGCAATATGAAAGgatatttattactattatttctaTTACAGGTTTATTACTGTTTTTATCTTTCTTAAAACGGATAACTTGAAGCGTTATCTAATTATATACGTACATAAAGTAACTATTCAATCCATTGTATACATAGAATTGAAAtgtgttattttaaaaaatatagttttgtcCTACAAGAGGTGGTGAATGATAGCTAACTTACTATTGCCCTACTTACTATTACCCatcttaacagtttattatgcacTTATTGAGTTATATCTCCGATATACCCTTctcttctggggtacgtgtggtgcgactcaatttgaacgAATCTTTAAACTACAAACGAGAGctattagatatttactcggagtaaacagcagggctcactgcagggacttctttaaaagattaaaaaatctgactcttccttacttattcatctttgaatccttttgcctaattcgtaagcacgcttctccaatttctgGGAACGACGTTgcactccacgttcagaattggttaagggttcaatattttacaatacaaaagaatgcacaatcatttacaaattgaaataaaatcgatatgaTCTTTTTTCGCATTCCGCAATAaattgagggcatatttactgaaaagtgcCTTCTGCTTTGTAAActatttctattctaataataatatttaattccgggcatgctgttTACTGGTTTAATGTTTGCTatgtaataattttgttactcattgtggttttcttctttgtattgaaattttattttatttatctttatttagttattcctatgtttgtttttagtttttacaagcttttgagtacaaattgtaacaatttttttgacaataaagcatttctctcttctcttcaaatttactaaatattataaaatccaCTTTTACACAAAATTGTGTGAATCTACATGTGGAACAGgttgacatttttaaatatttcataatctaataataattataagctTCAAATAGATGGCTTACAAGAATAACTATTTATCCTAGCTATCCAacaaataatgaagaaaaataaaattaaacaaaatcttATCCTGATAAGGGCTGCAATAATTCGCCCCTCCTAactttgaaatatcaaataaattatataaaatatcctatattttcaaaatagaatgaaacatatttaaaaatcatatcCTGTGGACAATGCTAATTgtgattcaaaataaataaacaaaaattggaatcttatacttttattataaatatatataaacattaaatttcattactatttattatacaataacaATTCTTTACAgtatttaaactatttatttagactaaataatttaatgaataataaatatttcttttcatataCCTATTTAGAAAGTTAATCCTCAAACCTTTCAGGCCAAAGCTGTTTAAAATCTTCTAATTTTTCTGGTTCCAAACAGTAAGAGTCGCTGTCCAGATTTTCAAAATGCAAATCACGTTCAAGATACTTCTTAGCAGTagcattaataaatttttgttggtaAAACCCTATCATCATAGTGGGACTTAAGGGAATTCTATGGTCAAAATTTGTATCATCGATAATAAGACTATTAAAAAAAGCACAGAAATCATcatcttctaattttttattcacaggACTATTATATTTATGGGGTACTAAATTCTCTCCAAATGGTAGTCCTGTCATCGTTAAACATTTAGGATTGTGATCCACATTAGGGATAAGTACATAATATTTAGGGTTATTATTACATGCATAAACTCTTTTTATTATACCATATTTATTAGTTTCTTGTAACACATTCACTAAGTGAgtaaataaatggtaatcactATCACTCAATTCTGGAAGTATGTAATATGTTTCGTTACAGCCAATATATGGTTCTGGAATGAATTTTTTGCTAGTAAATCCTATGATATCGAAACACCTTTTTGTATCCATTTTAAACATGTCATCTTCTATTTGAATACATTTGTTGTGAAGAACTATTCCCTTTATCAAATCACTTTCCTCTATTTTTACATCTCTATTATCCGCTAGTGtcttatcaaaaattttttttgtatccaaTTGTAAACTCAAAGAAATAtcttttctgtaaatttttgaTGTGCTAACTGGTATAGATAATTTAGTACCTATAGCAATTGGCACTCGACAAGGTTGAGTCCCTTGGTGCTTTTTAAAAGTGACTATAAAATGTATACCAAGTGTGCTATTGCACATTACAGCAGTGTTAACTTCAGATACTATTTTCTTAGCAACAACTAAATTTTCGTTCATTTCATCTATTTGTAGCTGTTTCATACATTTTGATACagaattgttatttattatgaaaggAAATTGGACGTTTGgtccaattaaataaaaatacatttcatcTTCATTTAATTGCGATATAATTTGTGCAATCTTTTCTTCGTTTAAGCTGGATCCATTTGATGAATCTAAAGTTGTGAAATATATTAACTGTAAGGTGATTAATCCCGGCATTTGTAATCCTTCTTTTAAAAAGTGAATTCCCAAAGACACAGCATTTAACCAATCTGATTGGGCAGTTTCAGCATTCTCTATTAATTCTACTATTGCCTTTGGATctaaatcttcaatttttgagATGAATATACCAGGATATTTTTTAGGGTTGGACGTTTCAGCTGAATTTACTAGTATCAATCTGTACAAGCTTTtagtgtttaaaaaatatttaaaagttgcAAACTTTATTAGCTCACTAAGAAGTTCATGCTTTTTTGAAGATGCCACATCGAATAAGATAATTCCACAATCTTTCTTTGTTGCAGGAGGCATATTTAAACCAGACAATTTAATTATTGACACTTATTCAGTAAAATAACAGAAAAGTTTGAGAAGCATTTGAAGTGcaaaccatagacaaataaaaacaaagtaaagGAAATAGATATAAATCATTGAGTTAAATTCAATGATCTTGGCTgctacataaaaattttaagtatcTAAAGCACGTAATATAGTTTAAATATATATGTgactaatttaaattatttgtcgaggtgttattttgatcttctcattttttattttttcacaatatcatATGTATAATAAGTTGCGACGCGAAAGGGAAATAAAATGTAGCAAACAATACAATATACATATTTGTGTTACTGGTTGTATGTgtactagaaatatttttttaaatcccctttaaattttgttattcatattataaaaactaacaataaaaaCCGGATCATGTAGTGTAAAACCTTTTATATGATGACAATATACTTCATAATTAAAACTAACCAACAACTAGGGTATCTTCATTTAGATAATGATGTTctggtattttcaaatttattggtGCTGGACCTTTTCTAACTCGTCCTGCTGCGTCAAAATGAGCGCCATGGCATGGACAATAATAACCTCCTGGTCCGAAATCTCCTGCGTCTGGTATAGGTGTGCATCCTAAATGAGTACATACTCCAATCACGACTAAAAATTTGGGATTTGTGCATCTATCTTCATCAGTAGCTGGATCTCTAAGGATAGATAAAGGAACTTCTCTAGAAATACGAATCTGCTCTTCTGTTCTGTGTCTTACGAACAACGGCCGTCCTCTCCATTTGAAAGTTACAGATCGTCCTTCTGCGATTTCACttagttttatttctattttggcAAGAGCCAATACGTCTGCAGAAGCATTCATGAAAGTAACATATCTGTATATTTCAGCTTTCGTTGCATATAGTCCCATTAATCCGGCCGCGAATACTATTAAATTAGAGAAAACCTTTCTGGAATTTTCAGAATCATTTGTGATAGATGTAGGTGATCGAACGCTTGATCGTCTATAGCGGGCAAAATCTGGTACTTTAATATCGGTATGGGCATATCGAATAACGCTTAAACATACCAAATCacgaaatgtaaaaaaattcggAGTATGGTATTTgtaaagattttgaaatatcttttgtgACAATTTAGACTGTAACATATTAAAGTCACAGATATCTGGTTTAATAATTCTGTTATTAAGTTTAGGGGGATGAAAACTGTATTCGCGAAAAAATGACTATTATAGCATTACGTTAATTGTCATATATTTGACGGTAAGACAAGCTTACGTGCTACGAGTGTAAtgttatttttacaataaattaaaaatttaaaaaggcGGTATACAGATATAACGCGAACATGATGCGATCTAGacgttcataaatgtcaaaaCTAGTTAAGTAACCGTGATAATACACACAATCTTCAAAGTTAACTAACTTTCTACTTTTTACGCgctaaacgtcaaaaaaataacttcactTTACTAGTATAGTTTGTAGTTGTACATGGTAATAGATTAATTggattttctcattttaaaactCCATTATAAGAACTGGTTACTAACTCCCTAATCTAATCCCACACGCAAAATATAAAGGTTTTCTTAAGTTTGTCACCAATAAGTTTATCATATAAACCCCGATTCATTCGTGTACGTTTAAAAAATCGTCTGGATCTATTCCTCCAATGTAGTAGAAAACGTTTACTGAATGTTTGCTTATAACTAAttctatgaaataaaacaaaaagtaacaaTATACAAGCTTTATTAGAAATGGCACCGTACATAACTGACTGTATATAATGTACACTTACATAAAGGAAATAACTTGTGTCAAATGtaacatattaaaaataccTTAAAAAATAGTGGAATCAAAAATATCAGACTAGGAGAACATGTACAGAacttatacaataaattataaatattcaagatCACACTATCTCACATATATATATGtcgattcatttttttaaaaaagcatttACCATCCTTTCAAATATCTTTGGCatatctataataaaaaatgacgaAATAAGGTTAGTAAAATTTACGAGCTAATGAAATTTGTCTGCATAACATCGTTTATTCCAACATTAGTAAGTTAAACCATCGATATTAAGATGACTTCAAGAcatcttgaaaaaattagttatgaaactatttaatcaaaaacttcattatatttcttttattcatgaaccaaaaatgtaaaaagctcgtaatttttatttagaaccacaaattttccaattaaaaatgttgagacatgaaaaattttcttagaTTCTGTTTCGCCAatcaagaaaaaagaaaatctcTCCGGCGAgcatcttttttaaaaaataatctttataCAAATAGGCATAGGCTTTATCGTTACttaatcacaataattttttatttattattaatttaatgaGGATATTCTTAAACGAAAAAAATGCTAATGATGTGGCAGATCACTATATATAAGTGGTCAAGAATTATTTCTAGAACTAATAAAGATGGATac
This window encodes:
- the LOC130898904 gene encoding uncharacterized protein LOC130898904 — its product is MAPIFKRDCGLVLFDVGSSKKEELLDGLIQFSTFKWFMNSKNLYRLILVNSEQTCNEKNYPNIFTTEIEDFDPKAVTKIIENAKVAKSNWLDALLLAIYHLEEAVGMNGLITLQLIFFTTLDVIYTPVLDVSNIQTIVSKLKEHNMFLYIIGPNIELPFAITSPGLVKKCMKEIQVDQKNQNLVVAKRIVDEGPNCLLCNTKIGLHLLISFKNSHGSQPWRKPFTIGHKLSIQSTTTKIYRKDISLKMYSPVQRNFVKTLAENRNVIVEDSEIIRGIVRHGTCLKIDEEMFRIETESCFEIMGFTHKKFVSETYLRGEDTFYVLPNEIFNDSFQIFTHLVNILAESNKYAICKRVYSTNNKPRYFALIPNLDFDLKCFTMTGISYIDYLTPHNLVIDNKESKTGISIGPTMMIEFHQQKLIKATAEKYLQKKINFNGMDEYLSAPTNKFLETLKRSWPARNLEPPSKH
- the LOC130898561 gene encoding mediator of RNA polymerase II transcription subunit 31, whose translation is MAALAGKGWNYVSGVPETEEQQKYRFQVELEFVQCLGNPNYLNFLAQRGYFKDSTFVNYLKYLLYWKEPEYAKYLKYPMCLYFLDLLQYEHFRRELVNAQCSKFIDNQQILLWQHYTRRRSRLLTTSTVNGNMEQNNSLQNSQSNGLMNSKIS
- the LOC130898556 gene encoding uncharacterized protein LOC130898556, with the translated sequence MPPATKKDCGIILFDVASSKKHELLSELIKFATFKYFLNTKSLYRLILVNSAETSNPKKYPGIFISKIEDLDPKAIVELIENAETAQSDWLNAVSLGIHFLKEGLQMPGLITLQLIYFTTLDSSNGSSLNEEKIAQIISQLNEDEMYFYLIGPNVQFPFIINNNSVSKCMKQLQIDEMNENLVVAKKIVSEVNTAVMCNSTLGIHFIVTFKKHQGTQPCRVPIAIGTKLSIPVSTSKIYRKDISLSLQLDTKKIFDKTLADNRDVKIEESDLIKGIVLHNKCIQIEDDMFKMDTKRCFDIIGFTSKKFIPEPYIGCNETYYILPELSDSDYHLFTHLVNVLQETNKYGIIKRVYACNNNPKYYVLIPNVDHNPKCLTMTGLPFGENLVPHKYNSPVNKKLEDDDFCAFFNSLIIDDTNFDHRIPLSPTMMIGFYQQKFINATAKKYLERDLHFENLDSDSYCLEPEKLEDFKQLWPERFED
- the LOC130898551 gene encoding cytochrome b-c1 complex subunit Rieske, mitochondrial-like: MLQSKLSQKIFQNLYKYHTPNFFTFRDLVCLSVIRYAHTDIKVPDFARYRRSSVRSPTSITNDSENSRKVFSNLIVFAAGLMGLYATKAEIYRYVTFMNASADVLALAKIEIKLSEIAEGRSVTFKWRGRPLFVRHRTEEQIRISREVPLSILRDPATDEDRCTNPKFLVVIGVCTHLGCTPIPDAGDFGPGGYYCPCHGAHFDAAGRVRKGPAPINLKIPEHHYLNEDTLVVG